AAGGCGCGCAAGCGGGAGGCTCAGCGGCGCCTGGAGGAGACCGAGCAGAACCTCCTGCGCATCACCGACATCATCGGCGAGCTCACCAGCAACATGGACGCGCTGGCCCAGCAGGCCGAGAAGGCCACCCTGTACCAGGAGCTGGACGGCGAGCTCACCCGGCTCGACGTCGGCCTGCTGGCCCGCCAGCTGCAGACCGTGGTGTCCCGGCTGGAGGAGCAGCGGGCTGTGGGCGCCGAGCTCGCCCAGAAGGCGGCCGACATCGAGCAGCGCATGCAGACGGCGGAGGAGGCTCTTGAGGTCTCCCGGCAGCTGGTCGCCGCCCTGGACGAGGAGCTGAACGTGCTCTCTGTGCGGCTGACGGAAGCGGCCAGCCGCCAGGAGCGGGCGGAGGGCCGGCTGGCCCTGGCCGTCCAGCAGCGCCAGGGGCTGGAAGCGGACCGGGCCCGGCTCGAGCGGGAGCTGGAGAGCCTGGCGGCCAAGCTGGCGCAGGTGGATGCCGAGCTGGCCGACCTGAAGCGGCAGGAGGCTGCGGTGGAGCAGGAGGGGCTGCGGCTGGCGCAGGAGCTGTCGGCGCTGGAAGCGGAATGCCGTGCGGCCGAGCAGGCCGCCGCCGCCGCCCAGTCAGAGGTGGAGGCCCGGAAGGACCGCATCGTGGCCATCCTGCAGCTGGAGGCCGAGCGGCGCAACGGCGTCCAGGCGGCTGAACGGGCCGCCGACGAGGCCAGGCGGCGGCTGGCGCGCCTCGGGGAGGAGCGGAAGCGGGCCGAGGCCGATGCCGCCGCGACCCGGGCCCGGTCGGCGGAGGTGGCTGCGGATAAGGCGCGCCTCGTGCAGGAGCGGGAGACGTTGCTGGCCGAGCTGGCGGACCTCACCGCCCGGCGGCAGGCGGCGGACGAGGAGCTGCGGGACCTGGAGGCCCGTCGTGCGGCCCTGCGGGAGGAGATGCAGGCCGCTTCCTCCCGCCTGCGCACCATTGAGGAACTGATCAGCGGCTTTGAGGGCTACCAGCGGGGACCGCGGACCGTCCTGCAGGGGCGGGAGAAGGGAGCCCCTTGGGCGGCCGACGTGCTCGGCGCCGTGGCCGAGGTGGTGCGCACGGAGCCCCGCTATGAGCGGGCGATCGAGGTGGCCCTCGGCAGCGCCGTGCAGAATCTGATCACCGCCACCGACGCCGGCGCCAAAGCCGCCATCGAGCACCTGAAGCGGACGGGCGGCGGCCGTGCCACGTTCCTGCCGCTCAACACCATCCGGCCCCAGGGGTACCGGCCCGAAGAGGAACGGGAATTTCGCGGGGCGCCGGGCATACTGGGGGTAGCGCTGGAACTGGTGCGGTTCGACGAGCGGTTTCGGCCGGCCATCGCGTCCCTGCTCGGCAGGACGCTCGTCGCCGAGACGCTGGACGCCGCGCTGGCGCTGGGGCGCAGGACGGGGCAGCGCTTCCGCATCGTGACCCTGGACGGCGAGGTGCTGGCCGCCGGCGGCGCCATCACGGGCGGCGACGCGGTCGGCCGGGGCAGCGGCCTGCTCGCGCGCGAGCGGGAGCGGGACGAGCTCCGGGCCCGGGTCCAGGAGCTGCAGGCCGAACTGGAGGCGGTGCGGCGGGCCTGCGAGCAGGCCGCGGCGCGCCGGACGGACCTGCTGGGCCGGATCGACGAGGCCTCGACCCGGCTCCGCAAGCTGGAGGGCCGGCTGACCCAGACCGAGGGCGACGAGCGGCGGCTCTCCGACGAGGCCCGACGCTGGGCCCAGGTCCTGGAGACCCATGCCCAGGAGGCGGCGTCCATCGAGGCGGAGATCGCCGCGGCGGGGGAGAGCGCGGAGCGGCTGCGGCGTGAGCTGGCGGAACTGGCGGCGGAACGGCAGGGCCTCGAGGCCGAGGTGCGCAGCCTGACGGCCGAGGGGCAGCAGCGTGAAGAGTCCCTGGGCCAGCGGCGCCGGGCCGTGACCGATCTCCAGGTCCGCCTGGCGGGGCTGCACGAGCAACTGCGGTCGCTGCAGGCGCAGCGCCGCCGGGCGGAGGCCGACCGGGAGGCGCTGGACCGGGAGCGGCTGGGGCGCGAGCAGGAGCAGGCTGCCGTGGCGTCCCGGCTGGAGCAGACGGCCGCCGAGCAGGAAACCGCCCGGGCGGAGGCCGAGGAGGCCGCCGCGGCGCGGGCCGCACTGGCCGCGGAGCGGGATGAGGCCCAGGCCCGGAAACTGGCGGCGCAGGAGCAGGTGAACGCCCGGGAGCGGGAGCTGCGCTCCCTGCGCCGGGCCCTGAGTGACGTCCAGCACCGGTGTCAGCAGGGGCAAGTGGAGGAGGCGCGCCTCGCCCAGGAACAGGAGGGTCTGGTGACCCGGCTGGCCGAGCAGTACGAGCTCACCGCCGCCGAGGCCCTGCCCCGGGCCCTCCCCGAGGAGGAGACCGACTTTGCCAGGGCGCGCATCGCCGCCCTGCGGGAGCAGATCCGGGAGCTGGGGCCGGTGAACCTGCAGGCCATCGAGGACTACCGGGCCGCCAGGGAGCGGTTGGACTTCCTGCAGGCGCAGGAGGCCGACCTGCAGGAGGCGAAGGCTTCCCTGTACCGGGCCATCAGCGAGCTGGACCGGCGCATCAAGTCGCACTTCTACGAGTCGTTCCAGGAGATCCGGCAGGCGTTCCAACAGGTCTTCACCGAGCTGTTCGAGGGCGGCAAGGCCGACCTGCGGCTGGTGGACGAGGACGACCTGCTGGAGACGGGCATCGAGATCATCGCCCAGCCGCCGGGCAAGAAGGCCCAGCCCCTCAGCCTGCTTTCCGGCGGCGAGCGGGCCATGACGGCGATCGCGCTGCTCTTCGCCCTGCTCCGGGTGCGGCCATCCCCCTTCGTCGTGCTGGACGAGGTGGAGGCGGCCCTGGACGAGGCGAACGTGGAGCGGTTCAGCCGCTACCTGAAGCACGCGTCGGAGCACTGCCAGTTCATCTGCATCACCCATCAGCGGGGCACCATGGAGGTGGCCGACGCCCTCTACGGCGTCACCATGGAAGGCACCGGGGTCTCCCGGGTGGTCTCGGTCCGGCTGGTCGACATCGAAACGGAGGCGAGCTAGATGGGCAAGGAGGATCTGCGGCTGGACGAGTCCGGGAGACCGGTGGAGGAGGACGGCGGCCACAGGCTGCCCGGCTGGGTGTACGGGCTGCTCCTCGCCCTGCTGGTGGTGATCCTGCTGGGCGTGGAGTCGATCCTGAACTGGCTCCTGCCCTGAGCGGGCACGCCCGGGGCGGGCACGTGCATGCTGAACACCCCCCGTCCGGCCTGGCGGAGCCGGAGGTGATCCTGTGCCGGCCAACGGCGGGCGGGGCGTTGGCGAAGGAGAGAGCCCTGTGTCGTTCTTTGAGCGGTTGAAGGCAGGCCTGCAGAAGACCAAGGAGGCGCTCATCGGGCAGGTCAACACCGTGATGAGCGTCTTCCGCAAGATCGACGACGACCTGTTCGACGAGTTGGAGGAGGCCCTGATCCGCGGCGACGTAGGCGTGGCCACCTCCGCCAAGCTGGTGGAGGAACTGCGGCGAGAGGCGCGGCAGAAGGGGCTGAAGAACGGCGACGAGCTGCTGCCGCTGCTGAAGGAGCTGGTGGCGGAGCGGCTGGGCAGCGGAGCGGCGCCGCTCAGGCTGAATGAAGGCGGGCTGACCGTCATCCTGGTGGTGGGCGTCAACGGCGTCGGCAAGACGACCACCATCGGCAAGCTGGCCCGTCACCTGCGGGAGGACCGGGGCCTGAAGGTGGTCCTGGCCGCGGCGGACACCTTCCGGGCGGCCGCGATGGACCAGCTGAAGGTCTGGGGCGAGCGGGCCGGCGCCGAGGTGGTGGCCGGGCCGGAGGGCGCCGACCCTGCGGCCGTGGCGTTCGATGGGGTGAAGGCCGCACGGGCGAGCGGGGCCGACGTGCTCATCGTGGACACGGCGGGGCGGCTGCACAACAAGGCCCACCTGATGGCGGAGCTGGGCAAGATCGCCCGGGTGCTGGGCCGGGAGGTGCCCGGCGCCCCTCACGAGACCCTGCTGGTGCTGGACGCCACCACGGGGCAGAACGCCATCCAGCAGACCCGGCTGTTCAAGGAGACCGTGCCCGTCACGGGCATCGCCCTGACCAAGCTGGACGGCACCGCCAAGGGCGGCGTCGTGGTGGCGATTGCGGACACCGAGCAGGTGCCCGTGAAGTTCATTGGCGTCGGCGAAAGGCTGGACGACCTGCAGCCCTTCGATCCGCGGCAGTTCGTCGAGGCGCTGTTCAGCGAGTAGAGACGGCAGGCGGCCGCCTGGGTTGACAGGCGGCCGCTGCGCGTCCGTACACAGTGTTCAGGCGGTCCGTTGGCCGCCGGGAGAGCATGTGGAGGGAGGGGGGCCGATGGGTCCGTACGTCCCGGGCGTTCTGCGCCTTACTTCCCTTCCCGCCGGTCGCAGTAGATCTGCATCGCGTCCCGCAGGAACCGGGCGAGGCCGGGCTTCGTCATGTCGATGTTCCGGGTGAACCGCTCGTCCTGCACGTACATCTCGCCCAGCCCGCGGAAGACCTCCAGCGAGCAGTCGTAGTACCACTTGCTGATGTGCTCGTGCCAGCGGCCGACCCACTCCTGCACGGCAGGGTCGGCGGGATCCCGGTCCATCAGGCGGGCGATGTTGCCGTAGATCTCGCCGTCCTCCGCCGCGATTCTCTGCCAGTCCTGCCGGGTGTACTTCCGGGTCCGCTCCGCCGACTCCCGGAACTCCCGGGATCCGCCCCAGCGCTGCCTGGCCTCCTCCTCGTACTCGCCCGGATCGAACCCGTCGAACAGTTCCTTCATCTCTTCCCTGGTGTCCATGGGGGCATCCTCCCTTTCCATTGCCGCCAGCGTGCGGTCGACCGTGGCGATCAACCGCTCGATGCGGGCTTTCCGCTGCAGCAGCGCCTCCCGGTGGGCCAGCAGGGCCTGCCGCCGGTCGAAGCCGGGGCTTTCCAGGATGGCCGCGATCTCCCTCAGGCTGAACCCCAGTTCCCGGAACAACAGGATCTGCTGCAGCCGTTCCAGATCCTCCCTGGAGTAGAGCCGATACCCTGCGGCCGACTGCCCGGCCGGCTTCAGAAGCCCGATCTCGTCGTAGTGGTGCAGGGTCCGGACGCTGATGCCGGCCAGTTCGGCCACTGCCTTCACCGTCAGGGCCATCTGCTCACCTCCTGTCTCCGAGCATAAACCCTCACGTTGCGTGAGGGTCAACAGCCAGTTTGGCGAGTCGCGGCGACGAGGATGAAACGGCACGTGTGTTCGCAGCCTCTGTTCCTGTGACGAACACTTGTGAGGTGAACAGGCGGATATGGACAGGCTGGATGCGATGGCTCTCGAATACGTCATGCAGAACGCACCCCCTGGGAACGGTGGCGCGCCCGGCGGCTGCTGGGCTCCGCCGGGCCGGTGCCTCCGGATTGGGCGGACCGGCAGAACCCGGACGGCGGCTGGCGCAGCCGGGAGTTCAGCTCCCCCGTGTCCAACATGGGCACCACCAGCGTCACCCTCATGCGCATGATCTGGTGCGGCCTCGGCGACTCGCCCGAGTGCCGGGCGACCGTGGAGTACCTGCGCAGGACCCAGCAGCCGGACGGCCGGTGGACCGAGGACCCGGCGCAGTACGGGGCGAACCCGCCCGAGTGGAACCGTCCCGGCGACCTTGCGGTCGACCTGTGGGAGACGGCCAACAACGCCGCGTGCCTGTGCGCGCTGGGGCTGGCGCAGGACCCGGTCACGGAGAAAGCGGTGGCCTGGCTCAGGGCCAACCGCCGGGAAGACGGCACCTTCCCCGGCTACATCCACACCACGTACGCGATGGCGGCGGTCTGCCACATGCGGGGCGAGGGGGTGGAAGCGGAACGCTACCTGGCCGACTCGCTGCGGATCCTGCACAAGTTCAAGGATGAGTCCTGGTTTGACGTCATGGACCTGACCTGGGCCCTGATCCTGTGGGGCCTCGCCGGCCTCGACGTCCGGACGGAGGCCGTCAGAAGCTACCGGGACGAGCTGCGCAGGCGGCGCAACGCCGACGGCACCTGGTCCAGCCGTTACCCGGGGTGCGGCCCGCAGTACACGCTGGAGGCCGTGGAGATTCTGAGGGCCCTGGGCTGAGCGGAGCGCGGCCTATCCCGCTGCGCCGAAGCGCCGGGAGAACCGCAGCCGGCCGACCGCTCCCTGCGGCTGCTCGATCAGCGCCAGGTTGTCCACGGCCACCGTCCAGCGGAGCGGCAGGCGGGACAGGTGTGACACCACCCGCTCCACGTGGGCGGGGCTCAGGTCCTTCTCCGCCAGCGTGATGTGGGGCCGCCACGCCTCGGGGCTGTAGTAGGGGCTCTCCCGCCGCCGGTGGGGCCGGAGCGCTTCCCACAGCCGAACGTGCAGCGCGTCCAGGGCCGGCGTGCGCCGGACGTCGATGAAGACCACCGGCGCCGGCCCG
The nucleotide sequence above comes from Symbiobacterium thermophilum IAM 14863. Encoded proteins:
- the smc gene encoding chromosome segregation protein SMC, whose translation is MYLKRLEILGFKSFAEKTELEFTPGITAVVGPNGSGKSNVSDAIRWVLGEQSARALRGGSMADVIFAGSDGKRAMGFAEVSLVLDNSDGALPLDFTEVMITRRVDRSGEGEYFINQVPCRLKDVQELFMDTGIGKENYSIIGQGRIDEILSSKPEDRRALFEEAAGISRYKARKREAQRRLEETEQNLLRITDIIGELTSNMDALAQQAEKATLYQELDGELTRLDVGLLARQLQTVVSRLEEQRAVGAELAQKAADIEQRMQTAEEALEVSRQLVAALDEELNVLSVRLTEAASRQERAEGRLALAVQQRQGLEADRARLERELESLAAKLAQVDAELADLKRQEAAVEQEGLRLAQELSALEAECRAAEQAAAAAQSEVEARKDRIVAILQLEAERRNGVQAAERAADEARRRLARLGEERKRAEADAAATRARSAEVAADKARLVQERETLLAELADLTARRQAADEELRDLEARRAALREEMQAASSRLRTIEELISGFEGYQRGPRTVLQGREKGAPWAADVLGAVAEVVRTEPRYERAIEVALGSAVQNLITATDAGAKAAIEHLKRTGGGRATFLPLNTIRPQGYRPEEEREFRGAPGILGVALELVRFDERFRPAIASLLGRTLVAETLDAALALGRRTGQRFRIVTLDGEVLAAGGAITGGDAVGRGSGLLARERERDELRARVQELQAELEAVRRACEQAAARRTDLLGRIDEASTRLRKLEGRLTQTEGDERRLSDEARRWAQVLETHAQEAASIEAEIAAAGESAERLRRELAELAAERQGLEAEVRSLTAEGQQREESLGQRRRAVTDLQVRLAGLHEQLRSLQAQRRRAEADREALDRERLGREQEQAAVASRLEQTAAEQETARAEAEEAAAARAALAAERDEAQARKLAAQEQVNARERELRSLRRALSDVQHRCQQGQVEEARLAQEQEGLVTRLAEQYELTAAEALPRALPEEETDFARARIAALREQIRELGPVNLQAIEDYRAARERLDFLQAQEADLQEAKASLYRAISELDRRIKSHFYESFQEIRQAFQQVFTELFEGGKADLRLVDEDDLLETGIEIIAQPPGKKAQPLSLLSGGERAMTAIALLFALLRVRPSPFVVLDEVEAALDEANVERFSRYLKHASEHCQFICITHQRGTMEVADALYGVTMEGTGVSRVVSVRLVDIETEAS
- a CDS encoding MerR family transcriptional regulator, which produces MALTVKAVAELAGISVRTLHHYDEIGLLKPAGQSAAGYRLYSREDLERLQQILLFRELGFSLREIAAILESPGFDRRQALLAHREALLQRKARIERLIATVDRTLAAMEREDAPMDTREEMKELFDGFDPGEYEEEARQRWGGSREFRESAERTRKYTRQDWQRIAAEDGEIYGNIARLMDRDPADPAVQEWVGRWHEHISKWYYDCSLEVFRGLGEMYVQDERFTRNIDMTKPGLARFLRDAMQIYCDRREGK
- a CDS encoding 2'-5' RNA ligase family protein; the protein is MHAVVTVLQPELYHRVEALWDDLERRFGLSGARITPIPHFSWQIAPEYDFARVEDCLQTVAQGLAPFEVETTGIGVFRGPAPVVFIDVRRTPALDALHVRLWEALRPHRRRESPYYSPEAWRPHITLAEKDLSPAHVERVVSHLSRLPLRWTVAVDNLALIEQPQGAVGRLRFSRRFGAAG
- the ftsY gene encoding signal recognition particle-docking protein FtsY; protein product: MSFFERLKAGLQKTKEALIGQVNTVMSVFRKIDDDLFDELEEALIRGDVGVATSAKLVEELRREARQKGLKNGDELLPLLKELVAERLGSGAAPLRLNEGGLTVILVVGVNGVGKTTTIGKLARHLREDRGLKVVLAAADTFRAAAMDQLKVWGERAGAEVVAGPEGADPAAVAFDGVKAARASGADVLIVDTAGRLHNKAHLMAELGKIARVLGREVPGAPHETLLVLDATTGQNAIQQTRLFKETVPVTGIALTKLDGTAKGGVVVAIADTEQVPVKFIGVGERLDDLQPFDPRQFVEALFSE
- a CDS encoding prenyltransferase/squalene oxidase repeat-containing protein is translated as MSNMGTTSVTLMRMIWCGLGDSPECRATVEYLRRTQQPDGRWTEDPAQYGANPPEWNRPGDLAVDLWETANNAACLCALGLAQDPVTEKAVAWLRANRREDGTFPGYIHTTYAMAAVCHMRGEGVEAERYLADSLRILHKFKDESWFDVMDLTWALILWGLAGLDVRTEAVRSYRDELRRRRNADGTWSSRYPGCGPQYTLEAVEILRALG